Genomic DNA from Fusarium keratoplasticum isolate Fu6.1 chromosome 2, whole genome shotgun sequence:
GTCGGggccaaggaagaggagatcaaggtcgaggcgatcgaggaagaggaggtcggggtcgaggacgaggagactTCCAGCAATTTGTCCCATGGTAGATGCACCACTACCACGACGCTCCCCGCCTACGTCTTTGCTTCGGACAGTGGCAACTGCTTAGCAGCATGCCTCTTCGCACAACACCCACATCGATACAACACGCAGCACTTGGAAGTTCAGTTGCTGGACAAACGACAATGCTTCTCTACTCGTATGCCTAGCGGCATGCTTGTCGATaatttccatcatcaacttcaacgaTGTCGGTACCGTCATGGCGAGCAGAACTTGGTTATCTCGGCTATCTGCCTAACGGCATCCTTGTTAACCAGCTTTACTCTCATGACGCGAAGAGGTTTCTTGCTTTTGTTACATGCTTAGCGGCatcttttcctttccttttCACAACTTTGTTCCGTACCTTTCTGCCCCAGACTCTGGAGTATGCCTCGCGACATCCCGCTAGTATGGCCAGAATTGGTATGATTGTGTACGAGCTCTTTTTTACGAGTCGGTCAGGTCTTAGTTAGGGTTTTCGTATGTAGTGTTCCGCTTGGAACCAGGGCTTCTCCCTAATCAAGACAGATGATCGCAGGTTATGTGTATAAATATTCTTTCATTTACTGTGCTTGCTGTAGGCTTCAATTGAGTGCTCAACTGCCTCATCCAGTTATTAGTTCTTACCTCGACACCTCTGCCCTGTCCCGCTTGTACAACTGAAGTGTTGTTCTATGAAAATGTAGATGTCCTGACCACCCCCTGGCTGCGTGATACACTTTCAAGTGTGAGCCCTAAAATCAGATTTGGTACTGGTTACCTTGGCAAAGAGGCTCTATGATGCCCCTCATTAGCGTGAGAAATAACAAAGTTGGAAAAATCTCTGATCGTCGGTAACTCCCAGCACTGCCGGCCAGCTGGTAGCCAGTTCTTCACCGGACAACTTTCCCCTCGGGCAGAGATCAAGCAACCGACAGGGCTTCAGCTTGAGGTTCATCACGTGAATTCTGGTCAACTGTTTGTTTTCATTTTTGTGCCCTCAAAAAATCTCGTTGAGGCAAAAtcgcagcatcaccaaggccatcgcgcaacaaccaccaccaccgcgaTCGCAACATTTCTTTCTGCTCTCCCACCATCTCAATCTCCATAGTCCATAACCATGGAATCCATGTTGTGGGGTCTCACGACGGCCGAGCAGGCCATGGCACTCGAAGACGCTGCCAAAAACCCCTTTCTGCCCGGCAACCTGCACTCTGCCGACTACTTTGCGGACCTCAAGAGGCGCCGCGAGCAATACCCGATGTGCAGTCCCGAGAAGCGCCAGGAGTTTCTCGAGCGATTTCACTCGAGAGAAAAAGTAAGTGTATACCTCTTGTCTGCGGGCTTTCCGTGCTGATATTTCGTTCCTAGGTCACCATCGTTGTCGGGGACGCGGGCTGCGGCAAGACCACGCAGCTCGTACAGTTCATCCTATTTGATGAATGGATGCACAGCAAGATCGTCGGCTGCACCCAGCCTCGCGGATCTGCTGCATCCAGTGCGGCAGCTCAGGTTGCCAGCGAAATGGAGCTTCCCCTTGGCGGCATCGTTGGATGCCAGATCCATACCGACGATAGCGACCGCAGCGGCGAGGACACGCGCCTGAAGTTCTTGACCGACAGCTTCTTGCTGCAGGAGCTTATGCGTGACCCCGGCCTCGATGAATATGTAAGTTATGCCCCGTTCCGAGTCTAGGTTTTATCTGATAATAGTAGGGATGCATTGTCGTTGATCAGGCACATGAGCGAACCCTGGCGACCGATATGGTGATGGCTTTGCTCAAGCATGCCGCGCGGGCCCGCGAGGACTTGAGGGTTGTTATCGTCTCAGACGTCAatgccagccttgacaagTTTACCAAGTTCTTCGACACTAGCAACGTCTTCCGTGCTGCCGAGCGGGCTAACGCCATCCAAATCCGATACCTTCAGGAGGAAACGCCCGAGGCCCTGGCCACCGCCTGCAGCCTTATTCGGATGATCGCTAGGTCCAAGCCCAAAGGGAACATCCTCTTGTTCCTGACCTCGGATCGGGAGGTCCGGGGAGCCTGTGAGAGGCTCGGCCGGGATGTACCCACCCTCCAGGCCATCCCCTTGTGTCAAGCTCCCTCATCGCTCGAAGCACTACAGGATTCTGAGGCCCAGAAGTGTTTCATCACTACCAGCTTGGCTGAAGTCAGTGTGAAGATCCCTGAGATCACCTATGTGATCGGTACGTGATGCTCTCACCACAATCTCCCCTTTCCTCCTACTTGATAGACTAACTAGAGATCCAAGACAAGGGCAGATGCAGGCAAGTCAGGTATAACCCACGTGTAGGGATGTATACCCTGATGACGGTCCCGATCCCGAAGCCTGCAGCCCAGCTGCGAGCCGCCCAAGTGAGTCGGGAGCAGCAGGGTGGCATCTGCTACCGCCTTTATAGCAAGCACACCTTCGATCGGATCTGCCCCCCCAACAACCATCTCGCAATCCATGCAAGCGAGATGACAAGGGAGGTCTTGGTGCTGAAATGCTGTGGGTATCACAAGATCTCGGATTTCAACTTTGTCGACCGCCCTCATGCAGAGACGATGCTGCGAGCTTTGGCTGAACTCCGCGCTTTGTAAGTACTAACTAGACTGAGGCATTCATATCTGGCATGATGCACTAACATGGAAAAATAGGGGCTACATTGATGGCGATACCAACCTCACTCAAAATGGTGCCACCGCCGCGTGCATGCCTGTTCCTATCCACCCTGCCTGGTACAACGCTTTCCTTGAGGCGAAGGTGCTCGGGTGTATGAGTGAGATTGTCACCATCGCCTGCCTACTTAGTTCGCAGGAAGATCTCTTCGTGAGGCCTTATGAGCAGCGATACAACGTCGATGTCAAGCGACAGTACTTCAGTCACCCTGATTCCGACCACCTGGCTCGACTCAACGCCTTCCTTGCCTacctccgccgccgagacATCTTTTCCGACGAAGAAGAGCTGGCCAACTGGTGCCAGAGCCGGGCAATAAACTTGgaggttgccgaggaggccagACTCATGCGAGACGGACTGATGACAAAGGTTTCGCAGCACATGCTCGATGGGGGCCCGGTGCTGACTCTCGACCCCCGCGACCCGGAGTTCAGCGCGAAGGTTCGTCAATGCTTGGCAGCTGGCTTCTGCCACAAGACTGCGATTCTCAGCAGCAAGGGCGATGGCATCTACAAGACCGTCCACGAGAACTACCCAGTCGCGCTTGAACCAGATAGCTGCCTCATCGGCATGTCGTGGGAGTGGGTAATCTACCATCGCATCCGCTACGCTGGGATCCAGTATATGCACTGCATCACAGCCATTGACCCCGAATGGATCATGGTACGTTTATTGCCTCTTGATTTTAATCCAACATTCAACTAACAAGGAATAGAAACGTCAACACTTCCAGGACCACAACCTGGCGCGCAAATACGACCAAGTCACGCTGAGGAACCCCGATGTCAAGGCCTCCCTTGACCGGGCCAGAGCTAAGGCTAACTTGGAGTCTGCCTAGCGGCATGCACATCCCTGTTGGAGTACGATGAGCCTTGCGGCATGCATCTTCCGAAGAACGATGGGCTATACAGCATCATTTTTACAGCAATGTGCTTAACAGCACCCCTTTTTTGAACAGCTATGGGCTTACGGTATCCTCACACTTAGAAAAACGGCGGGCCTAACGGCACCCCCTTTTCGAAGCACTACCGGCTTGACGACATCCCCATCGCGATGAGGCATCGAAGCGACGAATGCCTATCCAACCAAGACAGTTACGCCTCGCGGcgctttctttctttttttgaCCGATACGATTTCTCTCTTGCCTCACAAGACTTTATGGCTAACGCCATCCAGCCTTGAACGGACTATGAGAGTTTTCGGTTGTCTGAGTCCTTGTTGCTGTTTTCATTTCGCCGATGATGTAAAGGCCCCCCCGGGACCTTTGCGGAGGCACCAGAGCAATGGCCGGCACCTTCACGCGGTGTTCTGGGTCAGTGACCAGGAGTGTTTGGCTCCTGGTGAGGCTAAGACCGGCCAATTTACGTAGCTAGGTAGAGGGCACCAAGTGCTCTGTAGATTAGAGAATCTTTCTTTATGAACATTGCGAAGTAGCAAGGCTGTTTTCTCATCATGTGCCAGACCAAAAATCTCTACTGTCGTGACTCGTGCCGCCTAAATTTCACCTCCCTAATCATCCATAGCCTTTATCCTGTCAACGCTCTTATGCTTAGGAACACGAGTAATGAAGCTGGCAGCAGttcttaatattaacctCCACTATCTTTGAGGTCTAGAAAGAGCCCGCCTCTGCCGATACCAGGCGAGAGCGGAGGGACGGCAACCCTCTTGGGCCTCCTACAATAGCAGCCGCAACAGCCGCCCGTCTAGATGGCGATTTTGCAGCAAACTCGCCCAACTTGTTTGCTTCAAAACGTAAACATGGGGAAACCTATTGAAACCAATAGGTGTTGTAAGCTGTTTAGGTTGCTGAATTGGATTGTCAGTTTGCAAGCTGCTGTTTGGTCACCAACGTGATGTTAATCGGCGGCCTGCTCCTGCCAACGGCGGACACTGCAGCCAACCGGGTTGGTTTCAATCAAACAATGCACGTGGTTCACAGTCTGACTCCGTTGAGGATATAAATTCCTGCCCTACCCGATGAAAAATCTCATTCTTCTTTCCACCACCTACATACCTACCTATATATAAGCCATTATCTTCGCCACCGCTGCCACTCGACGGAGCACCCAGCCGGGTGAGATGCGAGAACAAAATACCATCATTACTTTCTACCCCCcgacacacacacacccGCATTCGATCAGCACAACCACAAACAACACCACGACCATGGAGCCCGTGAAAATTCAGGAGCAGCATAATCCTGTCCCTGCTGACAGCCTCAAGCGCAACGAGACCACTGCGCGGGAGGCCATGCGCCTCGAAGACGGACACCTTAACCCGTTCGCGGTCAGCAAGCCGCACTGCCAGGCCTACTTTGAAGGCCTTGCCCAGCGCCGTAACCGGCTCCCAGTCTGCTAAGAGGAGGCTTGTCAAGAATTCCTTGACACGTACCACGCAGGTCAAGTAAGTGCTTGCTTCTTCGCACTCATATAAACAGCTAGGCTAACTGTCTCAGGTCACCATCGCTGTCGGAGGAACTGGCTGTTGCTTGTCGCCTGCACTCAACCCAGGGTGATTGCGGTAACCAGCGTGGCCCGGCGCGTGGCCCAGGAGCTCGACGTGGGCTTGGGTGACGAGTTCGGTTACGCCGTTCGGTtcgacaacaccagcaacGACCGAACGATACTCAAGTTCCTAATGGACGGCCTTTTGCTGCAAGAGCTTCGTTCTGATAGAGAGCTTAGCCGATATGTAAGTTGGAATCGTGTCAGAGGAACGGCTCCTGACGATTACAGGCTTGCGTGATGGTGGACGAGGCCCATGAGAGGACCAAGAACACCGATCTTCTCTTGGCACTCCTGAAGCAGGCGATGGGAATGCGGCCAGACCTCAAGGTCGTGGTCATTTCGGCAACGATCGACTTTACCACCTTCAGCAGGTACTTTCCTGGGTCCAACGTGTTCCACGCCGAGGGACACGCCTACCCCGTCCAGATTCAGTATCTGCGGGAGGCGACGCCTGATTACCGGAAGGCGGTGCTGGAAACGGTAGCCCACATCACGCAAACCAAGCCCGAGGGAAGCATCTTGGTCTTCATGACCTCTGTCCAGGAGATCGAGGAGACGTGCGGGTTGATCAGGAAGAAGGTGCCTGGTCTCCAGGTCTTGCCTCTCTACTCGTCGCTCTCAAGAGCCCAAATGGAGGATGTCATGGACACCAACACGGGTCGAAAGTGCATTCTCTCGATAAATACCGCCGAGAACAGTTTGGCTATTGATGGCATTACATTCGCGATCGGTATGTCATGCCAGGGTATGGCCCCCAACATTAGCTGAACTACCTATAGACAGGGAACGACAGACTGTAGACCATTAGGTCCATCCTCATTAAGATCTCATCAAATGGATTATACTATAGTAATCTTAGATTAGGAGGAGATACTCTAAAGTAAGGTAAAGTTCATAAAATCCCTTCTAACTATGTACTTATCTTTATGCTGAAACTAATCAAGGCCCCTTCTAAGAGTCTTCCGTTGTTTATATATACCGGACTCCAGAAGCCGTATGATTGCGTCCCTCAAGCCGGAATGAAAACGGTCCTAACGGCTCCCATCTCGAAGGCCTCAGCTAGACAACGAGCTGGTCGTGCTGGTCCCATACAGGACGGTATACGCTACCGTCTTTATACCACAGACTTCTTCGACAAGTCCCTCATGGCAAACACACCTCCTGGAATGCTAACAAGCGAAGTCATGGAAGAGGTTCTGGTTCTGAAATCTTGCGGCTTTCACAAAATCTCCAACTTGAACTTTGTTGACGGTCCCCATGCAGAGACACTGCTCCGGGCTCTCTATGAGCTCCGTGCCTTGTGGGTCTTGGGCGTGGCCGCCTCTTTCACATTTTATACTGATATATAAACTAGGGAGTATAttgatgccgatgccaaGCTCACGACAAAGGGCTTTATGGTAGTGGGTATGCCTGTGGACACTGCCTGGTATAATGCgttcctcaaggtcaaggagctcggcTGTCTCGCCGAGATTGTCACCGCCGCGTGCCTTCTCAGCACGCAGGACGACATCACCATGCGGCCCAATGCGCCGCGATACGTCGCCGACGTTATTCGGCAGCAATACCCCGATGCCAAGTCCGACCACTTGGCACGACTGAACGCTTTCCACAGCTACATTCATCGCCACATCGAGTCTGCCAGTGATGAAGACAAGCTGGCTAGATGGTGTCGAATGTCGTTCATCAACCCGAAGGTTGCAGAGCAGGCCCTCAAGATGCGAAACGGCCTGATGCCAAGCGTGTCCAAACGCATGCTCGACAATGAGCCTGTGCTGGCATTGGAGCCTTCCGACCCGGACTTTGGGTTGAAGATCCGTCAGAGCTTGGCGGCCGACTTTTATCACAAAGTCGTCTATCTGGAAAGAAGGGGCACCTACAAGACTGTCCACGAGAACCAGCCAGTCCTCCCCAAGCCAGATAGCTGCCTGGTCGGCGAGAAGTATGAGTGGGTCATATGTGATCACATTTCCTTCGCCGGAATGAGATACGTAACAGCTATCGACCCGGTCTGGATTATGGTAAGTTGTGGTTATTTTTCCTTCAAGTAAGCCGCTAATTTGTTGCAGGACCTCGAGCACTTCCAGGAGAAAAACCTGGCGTACAATTTCGATGGGGAAACCTTGAAGTACCCATATGTCAAGGCCTCCCTCGACCTGGCCCGAGCCACAAGGGCATCGCGCTCTTTGTAGCTGGCATCCATGTTCCGAGAGACGATGCCTGCCGTGAAAGAGAGGGTACGCCTCGCGACACTCTCATTATGAGTAGACAACTCTGAATCTCGCAGTTTTGTCTCGCAGCATTCGCCTTAGACGTTGGAACTCTTGTTGGTCCCTAGGAAAGCTACATGGCCGGCGTCATCGCTATAGGATATCAACCCTTTCTCTCAGTAGAGGAGAAACGAATTGACTACGGAACCCAGTCCGATCGAAAATACGTCTTGACAGACTAGGCCACCGACGTGGTATTGGCTTTGCTGAAACACGTCATGGACTACCGCGACGGCTTCAAGGCTGTGGTAATGTCAGCCACTATCAACCTTGAGAAGTTTACTCAGTACTTCAACACCCAGAACGGCTTTCGGGCCCTTGCGCCGTGCAGATTCAGTACCTGAAGGAAGCAACACCGAATTACTTGACCTGCGCCTACCGTGTGGTGGAGATGattgtcaagaagaagcccaaggaaGATAtcctcttgttcttgaccaCAACTCAGGAGATCGAGGAAGCATGTGCGATGATCCGTCGCAGGGTGCCAAGTCTCCTGGTTTTACCCCTCTACTCTGCCCTCCCTTCCGAGGCCCAGCGTCTTGCAATGAGCAAGTCACACTTCCAGCAATGCATCGTCTTGACCAACGTTGCAGAAGCTAGTGTGACGATCCCAGGGGTTGTCTATGTCATCGGTATGTGATTCCCTAGCTATTGCTTTTGTCCCCCATTTATTTTACTCTAGTTCTTTCGGATGATGAGGGTATCGAGCTAACTATGGATCAAAGACGTGgggaaagagaagaaggctgggTATAATCCCTGTGTGGGAATGACCACCTTGCTCACGGCTCCCATCTCGAAGGCATCAGCCCGACGACGAGCTGGCCGTGCTGGCCGGTCTGGGCCAGGCATTTGCTACCGCCCCTACACAATGGCCTCTTATGAGACACCCCTCTGGGCGTCCACAGTGACGAAGTGGCCGACAAGATCCTTCAACTGAAGGATCTGGGCGTCGACGAAGTGGCGCGGTTCGATTTCATCGACCCGCCAATGCCAGAGGCTTACCCCAGCGGGCTCCAAGAGCTGAGGGCGGCAACAGCTATCATCGTCAAGCCCTATGACCTCACTTCCGAGGAGAAGGGTACAGCCATGGACCTTCTCCGGGCGTGGGCTCGTCGTTCCTTCGGAGGCGATATGCGACCCTCCCTCACCGTGACTGTACAAATGTACCAGGACTTCTGGCAGGCAGTCTTCCAAGGATAGGATTCTTCGAAGTTTGTCAAGGTCCCGGTAAGCCTCGCGACACGACCCTGGAGGACTCGGCGATTGAGGTTGGCACCGTCAGCATGAATGCTTTCAACCGCTGCAGAATCGAGCGCGGCCAACATGAAACAGTCCGGCCCCGCCCACCCTACGATGGTCAAACGGCCTATCTTGGCCTTaccctcaacctcgacaatgAAGTGATCACCTGGTACAACAAGAGGGAGGGTGGAAAATGGATCAGTCCCACCATGGTCGAGTACACCCTTTTCCAGGATAAGGCCAGCAGCGCCTTGCTTACTTGTCTGAACAACTATGATAGCAGCCATCAGAGAGCTGAGAGCAATGTCGAACTTCTTGGGAGCCATCTTCAATCAATGGGACATCATCGAGGGGGAGCTATCAATCCCCGAAGAACCAGCTGAGAGACGTAAGGAGGGGAAGGGACTTATGATCGGGAAGTGAACAGAGGACCGCATCCCGACCAAAAGGAAGAGACCCGGCACAAAGACGGAAAGTCGATTTATATACGTTCGCGATCAAGCCGAAAGAGACCGAATCAATGACTTCAACAGGCgcctgctccttggtctAGCTCGTCGTCATATCGCCAAGCTTGTCAAATCTGGCTGCGCCGGCGAAGCGGGAATTGGCCCCGAATCACTCTAGATGATACTGTCAACGGCCGCTTTAAGATATTGAGACTATCTCGCTGCCATGGAGGTGGCGTTGAGCCAATCGCCGTCACCGTAAGCATGTACGAAGCGTTCTTTAACAGCGTATTTTGAGGATAGGATACATCGAAATACGTCGGCAGCGACCCAGAAACTGCCACACTCACCCGATCTCACACCCACATCCAGGTGGTGGCTGGCCCACATGTTCTCCAAGAATCAGTTGGTCAAACATGCCAGAGTACGCATGTCTGGATCCCCCCATCTTGGGTGATCGGGAAGGAGATGCGGATGTTCTGCGGCACCAGAGAGAGCTGCGACGACAATACACGCCCACTGAAGATCCAGCATATCTTTGAATCGCCCGGCGTCCTCGGCTGGCATCTCGACGTGAAAGGTGTGTCCAGATAACAGTGGACAGCTCAGGTGCTCTGGGATGACCGGAAGGCTCCCACCTTCAGCGAAAGCCTTCACCTCATCTACCATCTTCTCCATATCGTTCTCACTGCATGAGGCTGTAGGGGTCCTTTTGCTGCGTGGCATACATCGGAACTGAATTTCGACGATAGATTTACCCTCAACCGGAGGCCTGCAAAAGTCGCGATAAGAACAAGTGCGTCCTAACAAGCGCCCGCGACCCCGAAGTCTGCCATATCATTCCATTCTCATGGAACTCGACGCAATACAACATCAAAAAGACACAGTATGTCTACGGAGCCACCACCGCGTTAATGGGGACAACCTGGTCGGACGAAAAGAGTATACTCCTCGCAAACCCCGATGCGCCAGGCAGTTCAGACCACGTCTGGAATACCATTTGCATGAACCCGCTTCTCCACAAGTGGTGGGCGCAAGCATTTTTCGGGCTCAAATGCCTAGGTATTATGCCGATACAGCAGAgctgttcctcctcttttcttcGTCGAGGACAAATGTCATGTCGGCAATATCATCTTCTTCGGGTCCTTCGAGCCCCAGCTGCTGGAACTGCTCGCGGATCTTGTCGAGCGCTTTGGTACTACGTTCCCTGGCGCTCC
This window encodes:
- a CDS encoding Helicase ATP-binding domain-containing protein, translated to MESMLWGLTTAEQAMALEDAAKNPFLPGNLHSADYFADLKRRREQYPMCSPEKRQEFLERFHSREKVTIVVGDAGCGKTTQLVQFILFDEWMHSKIVGCTQPRGSAASSAAAQVASEMELPLGGIVGCQIHTDDSDRSGEDTRLKFLTDSFLLQELMRDPGLDEYGCIVVDQAHERTLATDMVMALLKHAARAREDLRVVIVSDVNASLDKFTKFFDTSNVFRAAERANAIQIRYLQEETPEALATACSLIRMIARSKPKGNILLFLTSDREVRGACERLGRDVPTLQAIPLCQAPSSLEALQDSEAQKCFITTSLAEVSVKIPEITYVIGMYTLMTVPIPKPAAQLRAAQVSREQQGGICYRLYSKHTFDRICPPNNHLAIHASEMTREVLVLKCCGYHKISDFNFVDRPHAETMLRALAELRALGYIDGDTNLTQNGATAACMPVPIHPAWYNAFLEAKVLGCMSEIVTIACLLSSQEDLFVRPYEQRYNVDVKRQYFSHPDSDHLARLNAFLAYLRRRDIFSDEEELANWCQSRAINLEVAEEARLMRDGLMTKVSQHMLDGGPVLTLDPRDPEFSAKVRQCLAAGFCHKTAILSSKGDGIYKTVHENYPVALEPDSCLIGMSWEWVIYHRIRYAGIQYMHCITAIDPEWIMKRQHFQDHNLARKYDQVTLRNPDVKASLDRARAKANLESA
- a CDS encoding Helicase C-terminal domain-containing protein, which translates into the protein MIVKKKPKEDILLFLTTTQEIEEACAMIRRRVPSLLVLPLYSALPSEAQRLAMSKSHFQQCIVLTNVAEASVTIPGVVYVIDVGKEKKAGDEVADKILQLKDLGVDEVARFDFIDPPMPEAYPSGLQELRAATAIIVKPYDLTSEEKGTAMDLLRAWARRSFGGDMRPSLTVTVQMYQDFWQAVFQG